From Heteronotia binoei isolate CCM8104 ecotype False Entrance Well chromosome 12, APGP_CSIRO_Hbin_v1, whole genome shotgun sequence, the proteins below share one genomic window:
- the RC3H2 gene encoding roquin-2 isoform X4, with protein MPVQAAQWTEFLSCPICYNEFDENIHKPISLGCSHTVCKTCLNKLHRKACPFDQTAINTDIDVLPVNFALLQLVGAQVPDHQTVKLSNLGENKHYEVAKKCVEDLALYLKPLSGGKGVASLNQSALSRPMQRKLVTLVNCQLVEEEGQVRAMRAARSLGERTVTELILQHQNPQQLSANLWAAVRARGCQFLGPAMQEEALKLVLLALEDGSALSRKVLVLFVVQRLEPRFPQASKTSIGHVVQLLYRASCFKVTKRDEDSSLMQLKEEFRSYEALRREHDAQIVHIAMEAGLRISPEQWSSLLYGDLAHKSHMQSIIDKLQSPESFAKSVQELTIVLQRTGDPANLNRLRPHLELLANIDPNPDAASPTWEQLENAMVAVKTVVHGLVDFIQNYSRKGHETPQPQPNSKYKTSMCRDLRQQGGCPRGTNCTFAHSQEELEKAAAFSMRAEGCLKEGPVLVRHTLAPLLPLINRYRLRNKKMSATVRTFPLLSKANVTSTVATTAGSVISIIGSAESAGKVAPSTNGITSLESGLPQLIPRCADTSSLRALENVKKAGKAGTNCHSVSGSPTDPLPENKIGSPPKTPVSQAAAASAGPPPPPPPLPVGTEMGSMPPKSSPFAPRVPVYPPHSDNLQYFQDPRAHLSYETPQYPQAGYYPPPPTVQASVGPCLPRFVRSSNVPEPPLPPASMPYSDHYSTFPPRDRLSSPYQPPPPQPYGPVPPVPSGMYAPVYDSRRIWRPQMYPRDDIIRSNSLPPMDVVHPSVYQTFLRERYNSLDSYYSMACQLPAEQRTVPLSREPCGHLKPSYDDPLRRKPEQWAQCHPQKTPLVSSALPTATQSSTPPSPLFSVDFSAEFCESSADLSNTKYEDDRLSHYSPWSCGTISSCISAIESEPKDVIANSSAVLMDLDSGDMKRRVHLFETQRRAKEEDPIIPFSDGPIISKWGAISRSSRTGYHTTDPIQATASQGSATKPISMSDYIPYVSTIDSRWSSYSSDSTSSAPFIERDRFIVTEISAPRKHSSTGDLLSIELQQAKSNSLLLQREANALAMQQKWSSLDEGSHLTLNLLSKEIDLRNGETDYSEDSADTKPDRDIELELSALDADEPDGQVEQMEEILSLQLGISDQDDHLFNGSALENGHPLEQSQEPRQQKRASLGRSKKQSCP; from the exons ATGCCTGTGCAGGCGGCACAGTGGACAGAATTTCTGTCCTGTCCGATCTGCTACAATGAGTTTGATGAGAACATACACAAGCCAATCAGCTTAGGCTGCTCACACACAGTCTGCAAGACCTGCCTGAACAAGCTGCACCGCAAGGCCTGCCCTTTTGACCAGACAGCCATCAACACTGACATCGACGTGCTTCCTGTAAACTTTGCACTTCTCCAGTTAGTTGGAGCCCAG GTACCAGATCATCAGACTGTCAAACTAAGTAATCTAGGAGAGAACAAGCACTACGAAGTAGCAAAGAAATGTGTGGAAGACCTGGCACTTTATTTAAAACCACTGAGTGGAGGCAAGG GTGTTGCCAGTTTGAACCAGAGTGCACTGAGCCGTCCAATGCAAAGGAAACTGGTGACACTGGTGAACTGCCAGCTGGTGGAAGAAGAGGGTCAGGTGAGAGCCATGCGGGCAGCCCGCTCCCTTGGCGAGAGAACCGTGACAGAGCTGATCTTACAGCATCAGAACCCTCAGCAGCTGTCTGCCAATCTCTGGGCTGCTGTCAGGGCACGAGGGTGCCAGTTTCTAGGACCAG CTATGCAGGAAGAAGCCTTGAAACTGGTGCTGCTGGCCTTAGAAGATGGCTCTGCCCTCTCTCGGAAAGTACTGGTGCTTTTTGTTGTCCAGAGGCTGGAACCGCGTTTTCCACAGGCATCGAAAACTAGCATTGGCCATGTGGTGCAGCTGCTGTATAGAGCTTCGTGTTTCAAG GTCACCAAAAGGGATGAAGATTCTTCTCTGATGCAGCTGAAAGAGGAATTTCGCAGTTACGAAGCATTACGGCGGGAGCATGATGCTCAGATTGTCCATATTGCCATGGAAGCAGGACTTCGGATATCACCAGAGCAGTGGTCGTCCCTCCTTTATGGTGACTTGGCCCACAAATCCCACATGCAGTCCATCATTGACAAG CTTCAGTCCCCAGAGTCCTTTGCAAAAAGTGTGCAAGAGCTGACAATCGTTCTGCAGCGTACTGGCGACCCTGCCAATTTAAACCGGCTACGACCCCATTTGGAGCTATTGGCCAACATAGATCCTAATCCAG ATGCAGCATCTCCAACATGGGAACAGCTGGAAAATGCCATGGTGGCTGTGAAGACAGTAGTCCATGGCCTGGTGGACTTCATTCAGAACTATAGTCGGAAAGGCCATGAAACACCACAG CCACAACCAAATAGCAAATACAAAACCAGCATGTGCCGGGATCTGCGACAACAAGGCGGGTGTCCACGTGGGACAAACTGCACATTTGCTCACTCTCAGGAAGAGCTAGAGAA GGCGGCAGCTTTTTCAATGAGAGCTGAAGGCTGTTTGAAAGAGGGACCGGTGCTTGTGAGACATACGCTTGCCCCACTTCTGCCTCTGATCAACAG GTATCGACTGAGGAACAAGAAGATGAGTGCCACAGTGCGGACCTTCCCACTGTTAAGCAAAGCCAACGTAACCAGCACTGTCGCCACCACAGCAGGAAGTGTCATTTCCATCATAGGAAGCGCAGAATCAGCAGGGAAGGTAGCCCCTAGCACCAACGGGATCACGAGCCTGGAAAGTGGCCTGCCGCAGCTGATTCCACGTTGTGCCGACACCTCTTCTCTAAGGGCTCTGGAGAACGTGAAGAAAGCAGGGAAGGCTGGAACCAACTGTCACAGTGTCTCTGGGTCTCCAACAGATCCTCTGCCTGAAAA taaaattGGTTCTCCTCCAAAGACTCCTGTCAGTCAGGCAGCAGCTGCCTCAGCAggccctccacctcctcctcctccacttcctgtTGGCACAGAGATGGGCTCCATGCCTCCCAAGTCCAGCCCTTTCGCACCAAGAGTGCCTGTCTACCCTCCACACTCTGACAACCTGCAATATTTTCAAGATCCCCGGGCCCACCTGTCCTACGAAACTCCACAATACCCACAAGCAG GTTACTACCCACCACCGCCAACGGTCCAGGCCAGTGTAGGTCCCTGCCTCCCTCGCTTTGTTCGGTCCAGCAACGTTCCAGAGCCCCCACTTCCACCTGCTTCCATGCCCTACAGTGACCATTACAGCACTTTCCCCCCTCGAGACAGGCTGAGTTCTCCTTACCAGCCTCCTCCACCGCAGCCATATGGGCCAGTCCCTCCTGTTCCGTCTGGAATGTACGCCCCCGTCTATGACAGCCGGCGGATCTGGCGGCCACAGATGTACCCACGGGATGACATCATCAGGAGTAACTCCTTACCTCCCATGGATGTTGTGCACCCCTCAGTCTATCAGACCTTTTTGCGAGAAAGATACAACTCTTTGGACAGCTATTATTCCATGGCTTGCCAGCTGCCGGCTGAGCAAAGGACAGTGCCTTTGTCAAGG GAACCTTGTGGCCACTTGAAGCCCAGTTATGATGACCCACTAAGGAGGAAGCCAGAGCAGTGGGCCCAGTGCCACCCACAGAAGACTCCCCTGGTGTCCTCTGCCCTTCCCACGGCTACACAGTCTTCGACACCACCTTCTCCTCTGTTCAGCGTAGACTTTAGTGCAGAA TTCTGTGAAAGTTCGGCTGACTTAAGCAACACCAAGTACGAGGATGACCGCCTCTCCCACTACTCACCCTGGTCCTGTGGCACGATCAGCTCTTGCATAAGTGCCATTGAATCGGAGCCCAAGGATGTCATTGCCAACTCCAGTGCAGTGCTTATG GATCTGGACAGTGGCGACATGAAGAGACGGGTACATCTGTTTGAAACCCAACGAAGGGCCAAGGAAGAAGACCCCATAATTCCATTTAGCGATGGGCCTATTATCTCCAAATGGGGTGCAATCTCCCGGTCATCCCGCACAGGTTACCATACAACAGACCCAATTCAGGCCACTGCTTCCCAAGGAAGCGCTACAAAGCCAATCAGCATGTCAG ACTATATCCCTTATGTCAGCACTATTGATTCAAGATGGAGCTCCTACAGTTCAGATTCTACTTCATCAGCACCCTTTATAGAACG GGACCGGTTCATAGTTACTGAGATATCTGCCCCAAGAAAGCATTCCAGCACTGGAGATCTACTGAGCATCGAACTACAGCAG GCCAAAAGCAACTCATTGCTACTTCAGAGAGAGGCAAATGCTCTGGCCATGCAGCAGAAATGGAGCTCTTTAGATGAAGGCAGCCATCTCACCTTGAACCTCTTAAGCAAGGAAATTGATCTGAGGAATGGAGAG ACAGACTACTCAGAAGACAGTGCAGACACAAAGCCAGATCGAGACATAGAGTTGGAACTTTCAGCCCTGGATGCTGATGAGCCTGATGGGCAAGTGGAACAAATGGAA GAGATTCTGAGCCTACAGCTCGGGATCAGTGATCAAGATGATCATCTGTTCAATGGGTCAGCTCTGGAGAATGGCCACCCGTTGGAGCAGTCCCAGGAGcccaggcagcagaagagggccaGCTTAG GGAGAAGCAAAAAACAATCCTGCCCGTGA
- the RC3H2 gene encoding roquin-2 isoform X1 — protein MPVQAAQWTEFLSCPICYNEFDENIHKPISLGCSHTVCKTCLNKLHRKACPFDQTAINTDIDVLPVNFALLQLVGAQVPDHQTVKLSNLGENKHYEVAKKCVEDLALYLKPLSGGKGVASLNQSALSRPMQRKLVTLVNCQLVEEEGQVRAMRAARSLGERTVTELILQHQNPQQLSANLWAAVRARGCQFLGPAMQEEALKLVLLALEDGSALSRKVLVLFVVQRLEPRFPQASKTSIGHVVQLLYRASCFKVTKRDEDSSLMQLKEEFRSYEALRREHDAQIVHIAMEAGLRISPEQWSSLLYGDLAHKSHMQSIIDKLQSPESFAKSVQELTIVLQRTGDPANLNRLRPHLELLANIDPNPDAASPTWEQLENAMVAVKTVVHGLVDFIQNYSRKGHETPQPQPNSKYKTSMCRDLRQQGGCPRGTNCTFAHSQEELEKAAAFSMRAEGCLKEGPVLVRHTLAPLLPLINRYRLRNKKMSATVRTFPLLSKANVTSTVATTAGSVISIIGSAESAGKVAPSTNGITSLESGLPQLIPRCADTSSLRALENVKKAGKAGTNCHSVSGSPTDPLPENKIGSPPKTPVSQAAAASAGPPPPPPPLPVGTEMGSMPPKSSPFAPRVPVYPPHSDNLQYFQDPRAHLSYETPQYPQAGYYPPPPTVQASVGPCLPRFVRSSNVPEPPLPPASMPYSDHYSTFPPRDRLSSPYQPPPPQPYGPVPPVPSGMYAPVYDSRRIWRPQMYPRDDIIRSNSLPPMDVVHPSVYQTFLRERYNSLDSYYSMACQLPAEQRTVPLSREPCGHLKPSYDDPLRRKPEQWAQCHPQKTPLVSSALPTATQSSTPPSPLFSVDFSAEFCESSADLSNTKYEDDRLSHYSPWSCGTISSCISAIESEPKDVIANSSAVLMDLDSGDMKRRVHLFETQRRAKEEDPIIPFSDGPIISKWGAISRSSRTGYHTTDPIQATASQGSATKPISMSDYIPYVSTIDSRWSSYSSDSTSSAPFIERDRFIVTEISAPRKHSSTGDLLSIELQQAKSNSLLLQREANALAMQQKWSSLDEGSHLTLNLLSKEIDLRNGETDYSEDSADTKPDRDIELELSALDADEPDGQVEQMEEILSLQLGISDQDDHLFNGSALENGHPLEQSQEPRQQKRASLGEDLTILEKQKTILPVTSCFSQPMASSMGSLPVTTSAGMGSLILKTAHVMVDGKNDFLRPVTNGKLVNS, from the exons ATGCCTGTGCAGGCGGCACAGTGGACAGAATTTCTGTCCTGTCCGATCTGCTACAATGAGTTTGATGAGAACATACACAAGCCAATCAGCTTAGGCTGCTCACACACAGTCTGCAAGACCTGCCTGAACAAGCTGCACCGCAAGGCCTGCCCTTTTGACCAGACAGCCATCAACACTGACATCGACGTGCTTCCTGTAAACTTTGCACTTCTCCAGTTAGTTGGAGCCCAG GTACCAGATCATCAGACTGTCAAACTAAGTAATCTAGGAGAGAACAAGCACTACGAAGTAGCAAAGAAATGTGTGGAAGACCTGGCACTTTATTTAAAACCACTGAGTGGAGGCAAGG GTGTTGCCAGTTTGAACCAGAGTGCACTGAGCCGTCCAATGCAAAGGAAACTGGTGACACTGGTGAACTGCCAGCTGGTGGAAGAAGAGGGTCAGGTGAGAGCCATGCGGGCAGCCCGCTCCCTTGGCGAGAGAACCGTGACAGAGCTGATCTTACAGCATCAGAACCCTCAGCAGCTGTCTGCCAATCTCTGGGCTGCTGTCAGGGCACGAGGGTGCCAGTTTCTAGGACCAG CTATGCAGGAAGAAGCCTTGAAACTGGTGCTGCTGGCCTTAGAAGATGGCTCTGCCCTCTCTCGGAAAGTACTGGTGCTTTTTGTTGTCCAGAGGCTGGAACCGCGTTTTCCACAGGCATCGAAAACTAGCATTGGCCATGTGGTGCAGCTGCTGTATAGAGCTTCGTGTTTCAAG GTCACCAAAAGGGATGAAGATTCTTCTCTGATGCAGCTGAAAGAGGAATTTCGCAGTTACGAAGCATTACGGCGGGAGCATGATGCTCAGATTGTCCATATTGCCATGGAAGCAGGACTTCGGATATCACCAGAGCAGTGGTCGTCCCTCCTTTATGGTGACTTGGCCCACAAATCCCACATGCAGTCCATCATTGACAAG CTTCAGTCCCCAGAGTCCTTTGCAAAAAGTGTGCAAGAGCTGACAATCGTTCTGCAGCGTACTGGCGACCCTGCCAATTTAAACCGGCTACGACCCCATTTGGAGCTATTGGCCAACATAGATCCTAATCCAG ATGCAGCATCTCCAACATGGGAACAGCTGGAAAATGCCATGGTGGCTGTGAAGACAGTAGTCCATGGCCTGGTGGACTTCATTCAGAACTATAGTCGGAAAGGCCATGAAACACCACAG CCACAACCAAATAGCAAATACAAAACCAGCATGTGCCGGGATCTGCGACAACAAGGCGGGTGTCCACGTGGGACAAACTGCACATTTGCTCACTCTCAGGAAGAGCTAGAGAA GGCGGCAGCTTTTTCAATGAGAGCTGAAGGCTGTTTGAAAGAGGGACCGGTGCTTGTGAGACATACGCTTGCCCCACTTCTGCCTCTGATCAACAG GTATCGACTGAGGAACAAGAAGATGAGTGCCACAGTGCGGACCTTCCCACTGTTAAGCAAAGCCAACGTAACCAGCACTGTCGCCACCACAGCAGGAAGTGTCATTTCCATCATAGGAAGCGCAGAATCAGCAGGGAAGGTAGCCCCTAGCACCAACGGGATCACGAGCCTGGAAAGTGGCCTGCCGCAGCTGATTCCACGTTGTGCCGACACCTCTTCTCTAAGGGCTCTGGAGAACGTGAAGAAAGCAGGGAAGGCTGGAACCAACTGTCACAGTGTCTCTGGGTCTCCAACAGATCCTCTGCCTGAAAA taaaattGGTTCTCCTCCAAAGACTCCTGTCAGTCAGGCAGCAGCTGCCTCAGCAggccctccacctcctcctcctccacttcctgtTGGCACAGAGATGGGCTCCATGCCTCCCAAGTCCAGCCCTTTCGCACCAAGAGTGCCTGTCTACCCTCCACACTCTGACAACCTGCAATATTTTCAAGATCCCCGGGCCCACCTGTCCTACGAAACTCCACAATACCCACAAGCAG GTTACTACCCACCACCGCCAACGGTCCAGGCCAGTGTAGGTCCCTGCCTCCCTCGCTTTGTTCGGTCCAGCAACGTTCCAGAGCCCCCACTTCCACCTGCTTCCATGCCCTACAGTGACCATTACAGCACTTTCCCCCCTCGAGACAGGCTGAGTTCTCCTTACCAGCCTCCTCCACCGCAGCCATATGGGCCAGTCCCTCCTGTTCCGTCTGGAATGTACGCCCCCGTCTATGACAGCCGGCGGATCTGGCGGCCACAGATGTACCCACGGGATGACATCATCAGGAGTAACTCCTTACCTCCCATGGATGTTGTGCACCCCTCAGTCTATCAGACCTTTTTGCGAGAAAGATACAACTCTTTGGACAGCTATTATTCCATGGCTTGCCAGCTGCCGGCTGAGCAAAGGACAGTGCCTTTGTCAAGG GAACCTTGTGGCCACTTGAAGCCCAGTTATGATGACCCACTAAGGAGGAAGCCAGAGCAGTGGGCCCAGTGCCACCCACAGAAGACTCCCCTGGTGTCCTCTGCCCTTCCCACGGCTACACAGTCTTCGACACCACCTTCTCCTCTGTTCAGCGTAGACTTTAGTGCAGAA TTCTGTGAAAGTTCGGCTGACTTAAGCAACACCAAGTACGAGGATGACCGCCTCTCCCACTACTCACCCTGGTCCTGTGGCACGATCAGCTCTTGCATAAGTGCCATTGAATCGGAGCCCAAGGATGTCATTGCCAACTCCAGTGCAGTGCTTATG GATCTGGACAGTGGCGACATGAAGAGACGGGTACATCTGTTTGAAACCCAACGAAGGGCCAAGGAAGAAGACCCCATAATTCCATTTAGCGATGGGCCTATTATCTCCAAATGGGGTGCAATCTCCCGGTCATCCCGCACAGGTTACCATACAACAGACCCAATTCAGGCCACTGCTTCCCAAGGAAGCGCTACAAAGCCAATCAGCATGTCAG ACTATATCCCTTATGTCAGCACTATTGATTCAAGATGGAGCTCCTACAGTTCAGATTCTACTTCATCAGCACCCTTTATAGAACG GGACCGGTTCATAGTTACTGAGATATCTGCCCCAAGAAAGCATTCCAGCACTGGAGATCTACTGAGCATCGAACTACAGCAG GCCAAAAGCAACTCATTGCTACTTCAGAGAGAGGCAAATGCTCTGGCCATGCAGCAGAAATGGAGCTCTTTAGATGAAGGCAGCCATCTCACCTTGAACCTCTTAAGCAAGGAAATTGATCTGAGGAATGGAGAG ACAGACTACTCAGAAGACAGTGCAGACACAAAGCCAGATCGAGACATAGAGTTGGAACTTTCAGCCCTGGATGCTGATGAGCCTGATGGGCAAGTGGAACAAATGGAA GAGATTCTGAGCCTACAGCTCGGGATCAGTGATCAAGATGATCATCTGTTCAATGGGTCAGCTCTGGAGAATGGCCACCCGTTGGAGCAGTCCCAGGAGcccaggcagcagaagagggccaGCTTAGGTGAAGACCTTACTATTCT GGAGAAGCAAAAAACAATCCTGCCCGTGACTTCCTGCTTCAGCCAGCCAATGGCTTCCTCTATGGGCTCCCTGCCTGTTACAACTTCTGCTGGCATGGGCAGCCTCATTCTCAAAACGGCTCATGTTATGGTGGATGGGAAAAATGACTTTTTAAGGCCAGTTACAAATGGGAAGTTGGTGAACAGCTGA
- the RC3H2 gene encoding roquin-2 isoform X2, which translates to MPVQAAQWTEFLSCPICYNEFDENIHKPISLGCSHTVCKTCLNKLHRKACPFDQTAINTDIDVLPVNFALLQLVGAQVPDHQTVKLSNLGENKHYEVAKKCVEDLALYLKPLSGGKGVASLNQSALSRPMQRKLVTLVNCQLVEEEGQVRAMRAARSLGERTVTELILQHQNPQQLSANLWAAVRARGCQFLGPAMQEEALKLVLLALEDGSALSRKVLVLFVVQRLEPRFPQASKTSIGHVVQLLYRASCFKVTKRDEDSSLMQLKEEFRSYEALRREHDAQIVHIAMEAGLRISPEQWSSLLYGDLAHKSHMQSIIDKLQSPESFAKSVQELTIVLQRTGDPANLNRLRPHLELLANIDPNPDAASPTWEQLENAMVAVKTVVHGLVDFIQNYSRKGHETPQPQPNSKYKTSMCRDLRQQGGCPRGTNCTFAHSQEELEKAAAFSMRAEGCLKEGPVLVRHTLAPLLPLINRYRLRNKKMSATVRTFPLLSKANVTSTVATTAGSVISIIGSAESAGKVAPSTNGITSLESGLPQLIPRCADTSSLRALENVKKAGKAGTNCHSVSGSPTDPLPENKIGSPPKTPVSQAAAASAGPPPPPPPLPVGTEMGSMPPKSSPFAPRVPVYPPHSDNLQYFQDPRAHLSYETPQYPQAGYYPPPPTVQASVGPCLPRFVRSSNVPEPPLPPASMPYSDHYSTFPPRDRLSSPYQPPPPQPYGPVPPVPSGMYAPVYDSRRIWRPQMYPRDDIIRSNSLPPMDVVHPSVYQTFLRERYNSLDSYYSMACQLPAEQRTVPLSREPCGHLKPSYDDPLRRKPEQWAQCHPQKTPLVSSALPTATQSSTPPSPLFSVDFSAEFCESSADLSNTKYEDDRLSHYSPWSCGTISSCISAIESEPKDVIANSSAVLMDLDSGDMKRRVHLFETQRRAKEEDPIIPFSDGPIISKWGAISRSSRTGYHTTDPIQATASQGSATKPISMSDYIPYVSTIDSRWSSYSSDSTSSAPFIERDRFIVTEISAPRKHSSTGDLLSIELQQAKSNSLLLQREANALAMQQKWSSLDEGSHLTLNLLSKEIDLRNGETDYSEDSADTKPDRDIELELSALDADEPDGQVEQMEEILSLQLGISDQDDHLFNGSALENGHPLEQSQEPRQQKRASLGEDLTIQGEAKNNPARDFLLQPANGFLYGLPACYNFCWHGQPHSQNGSCYGGWEK; encoded by the exons ATGCCTGTGCAGGCGGCACAGTGGACAGAATTTCTGTCCTGTCCGATCTGCTACAATGAGTTTGATGAGAACATACACAAGCCAATCAGCTTAGGCTGCTCACACACAGTCTGCAAGACCTGCCTGAACAAGCTGCACCGCAAGGCCTGCCCTTTTGACCAGACAGCCATCAACACTGACATCGACGTGCTTCCTGTAAACTTTGCACTTCTCCAGTTAGTTGGAGCCCAG GTACCAGATCATCAGACTGTCAAACTAAGTAATCTAGGAGAGAACAAGCACTACGAAGTAGCAAAGAAATGTGTGGAAGACCTGGCACTTTATTTAAAACCACTGAGTGGAGGCAAGG GTGTTGCCAGTTTGAACCAGAGTGCACTGAGCCGTCCAATGCAAAGGAAACTGGTGACACTGGTGAACTGCCAGCTGGTGGAAGAAGAGGGTCAGGTGAGAGCCATGCGGGCAGCCCGCTCCCTTGGCGAGAGAACCGTGACAGAGCTGATCTTACAGCATCAGAACCCTCAGCAGCTGTCTGCCAATCTCTGGGCTGCTGTCAGGGCACGAGGGTGCCAGTTTCTAGGACCAG CTATGCAGGAAGAAGCCTTGAAACTGGTGCTGCTGGCCTTAGAAGATGGCTCTGCCCTCTCTCGGAAAGTACTGGTGCTTTTTGTTGTCCAGAGGCTGGAACCGCGTTTTCCACAGGCATCGAAAACTAGCATTGGCCATGTGGTGCAGCTGCTGTATAGAGCTTCGTGTTTCAAG GTCACCAAAAGGGATGAAGATTCTTCTCTGATGCAGCTGAAAGAGGAATTTCGCAGTTACGAAGCATTACGGCGGGAGCATGATGCTCAGATTGTCCATATTGCCATGGAAGCAGGACTTCGGATATCACCAGAGCAGTGGTCGTCCCTCCTTTATGGTGACTTGGCCCACAAATCCCACATGCAGTCCATCATTGACAAG CTTCAGTCCCCAGAGTCCTTTGCAAAAAGTGTGCAAGAGCTGACAATCGTTCTGCAGCGTACTGGCGACCCTGCCAATTTAAACCGGCTACGACCCCATTTGGAGCTATTGGCCAACATAGATCCTAATCCAG ATGCAGCATCTCCAACATGGGAACAGCTGGAAAATGCCATGGTGGCTGTGAAGACAGTAGTCCATGGCCTGGTGGACTTCATTCAGAACTATAGTCGGAAAGGCCATGAAACACCACAG CCACAACCAAATAGCAAATACAAAACCAGCATGTGCCGGGATCTGCGACAACAAGGCGGGTGTCCACGTGGGACAAACTGCACATTTGCTCACTCTCAGGAAGAGCTAGAGAA GGCGGCAGCTTTTTCAATGAGAGCTGAAGGCTGTTTGAAAGAGGGACCGGTGCTTGTGAGACATACGCTTGCCCCACTTCTGCCTCTGATCAACAG GTATCGACTGAGGAACAAGAAGATGAGTGCCACAGTGCGGACCTTCCCACTGTTAAGCAAAGCCAACGTAACCAGCACTGTCGCCACCACAGCAGGAAGTGTCATTTCCATCATAGGAAGCGCAGAATCAGCAGGGAAGGTAGCCCCTAGCACCAACGGGATCACGAGCCTGGAAAGTGGCCTGCCGCAGCTGATTCCACGTTGTGCCGACACCTCTTCTCTAAGGGCTCTGGAGAACGTGAAGAAAGCAGGGAAGGCTGGAACCAACTGTCACAGTGTCTCTGGGTCTCCAACAGATCCTCTGCCTGAAAA taaaattGGTTCTCCTCCAAAGACTCCTGTCAGTCAGGCAGCAGCTGCCTCAGCAggccctccacctcctcctcctccacttcctgtTGGCACAGAGATGGGCTCCATGCCTCCCAAGTCCAGCCCTTTCGCACCAAGAGTGCCTGTCTACCCTCCACACTCTGACAACCTGCAATATTTTCAAGATCCCCGGGCCCACCTGTCCTACGAAACTCCACAATACCCACAAGCAG GTTACTACCCACCACCGCCAACGGTCCAGGCCAGTGTAGGTCCCTGCCTCCCTCGCTTTGTTCGGTCCAGCAACGTTCCAGAGCCCCCACTTCCACCTGCTTCCATGCCCTACAGTGACCATTACAGCACTTTCCCCCCTCGAGACAGGCTGAGTTCTCCTTACCAGCCTCCTCCACCGCAGCCATATGGGCCAGTCCCTCCTGTTCCGTCTGGAATGTACGCCCCCGTCTATGACAGCCGGCGGATCTGGCGGCCACAGATGTACCCACGGGATGACATCATCAGGAGTAACTCCTTACCTCCCATGGATGTTGTGCACCCCTCAGTCTATCAGACCTTTTTGCGAGAAAGATACAACTCTTTGGACAGCTATTATTCCATGGCTTGCCAGCTGCCGGCTGAGCAAAGGACAGTGCCTTTGTCAAGG GAACCTTGTGGCCACTTGAAGCCCAGTTATGATGACCCACTAAGGAGGAAGCCAGAGCAGTGGGCCCAGTGCCACCCACAGAAGACTCCCCTGGTGTCCTCTGCCCTTCCCACGGCTACACAGTCTTCGACACCACCTTCTCCTCTGTTCAGCGTAGACTTTAGTGCAGAA TTCTGTGAAAGTTCGGCTGACTTAAGCAACACCAAGTACGAGGATGACCGCCTCTCCCACTACTCACCCTGGTCCTGTGGCACGATCAGCTCTTGCATAAGTGCCATTGAATCGGAGCCCAAGGATGTCATTGCCAACTCCAGTGCAGTGCTTATG GATCTGGACAGTGGCGACATGAAGAGACGGGTACATCTGTTTGAAACCCAACGAAGGGCCAAGGAAGAAGACCCCATAATTCCATTTAGCGATGGGCCTATTATCTCCAAATGGGGTGCAATCTCCCGGTCATCCCGCACAGGTTACCATACAACAGACCCAATTCAGGCCACTGCTTCCCAAGGAAGCGCTACAAAGCCAATCAGCATGTCAG ACTATATCCCTTATGTCAGCACTATTGATTCAAGATGGAGCTCCTACAGTTCAGATTCTACTTCATCAGCACCCTTTATAGAACG GGACCGGTTCATAGTTACTGAGATATCTGCCCCAAGAAAGCATTCCAGCACTGGAGATCTACTGAGCATCGAACTACAGCAG GCCAAAAGCAACTCATTGCTACTTCAGAGAGAGGCAAATGCTCTGGCCATGCAGCAGAAATGGAGCTCTTTAGATGAAGGCAGCCATCTCACCTTGAACCTCTTAAGCAAGGAAATTGATCTGAGGAATGGAGAG ACAGACTACTCAGAAGACAGTGCAGACACAAAGCCAGATCGAGACATAGAGTTGGAACTTTCAGCCCTGGATGCTGATGAGCCTGATGGGCAAGTGGAACAAATGGAA GAGATTCTGAGCCTACAGCTCGGGATCAGTGATCAAGATGATCATCTGTTCAATGGGTCAGCTCTGGAGAATGGCCACCCGTTGGAGCAGTCCCAGGAGcccaggcagcagaagagggccaGCTTAGGTGAAGACCTTACTATT CAGGGAGAAGCAAAAAACAATCCTGCCCGTGACTTCCTGCTTCAGCCAGCCAATGGCTTCCTCTATGGGCTCCCTGCCTGTTACAACTTCTGCTGGCATGGGCAGCCTCATTCTCAAAACGGCTCATGTTATGGTGGATGGGAAAAATGA